The proteins below are encoded in one region of Aquisphaera giovannonii:
- a CDS encoding protein kinase domain-containing protein produces the protein MAQKAAGNAEDTMGWGDDPAEAPVRDLTGVTLGDFQIQRMLGRGGMGEVYLATQVSLSRPVALKVLHRRYLSNPTYLSRFEAEAAAVAKLNHPNIVHVYMQGSVDRVRFIAMEYVDGTNLRDYLSKKGALDLPLAVSIMRQAGMAIGAAGEVGLVHRDIKPENILLTKKGRVKVADFGLCRDLEADRMHVTQPGTTMGTPLYMSPEQAQGKHLDHRSDLYSLGVTFYHMLTGEPPFRAESAVALAMKHVTEQPIGLRLRREEIPVELERLVLKLMAKSPGDRYQSAAEMLADLARIRGQIMGSAQVTGAELSVASPSLSKGEDPPISISGVKALAAVGPASPRRDGIGDRLARPAVLAALAAAGLVAGAASAWMARPTIRFADAKPGTAAPGLRLETAWAGVPRQESAEAQFRYALLRAPMLELPAAWAAVPGYHPKPSEWVSSAYLHLARRYFREGDVRRLNTLRDELAAWAAARTEDRELVELLGPALKLLTGDLDGVIAGMSGLTFAVDRPAAQGREELRLFDPGLLEFGAEIASRAIKLTGQAGESAGQIKRDKLVGIQRRLMVSLRRVRELEWRRQSGPV, from the coding sequence ATGGCGCAGAAGGCAGCCGGGAACGCTGAGGACACCATGGGCTGGGGCGACGATCCCGCGGAGGCCCCGGTCCGCGACCTCACCGGGGTCACGCTCGGCGACTTCCAGATCCAGCGCATGCTCGGCCGGGGCGGGATGGGGGAGGTGTACCTGGCGACCCAGGTCAGCCTGAGCCGCCCCGTGGCCCTCAAGGTGCTGCATCGTCGCTACCTCTCCAACCCGACCTACCTGAGCCGGTTCGAGGCCGAGGCGGCTGCGGTCGCCAAGCTCAACCACCCCAACATCGTCCACGTCTACATGCAGGGCTCGGTGGACCGGGTGCGGTTCATCGCCATGGAATACGTGGACGGGACCAACCTCCGCGACTACCTATCCAAGAAGGGGGCGCTCGACCTGCCCCTGGCCGTGTCGATCATGCGGCAGGCCGGCATGGCGATCGGGGCGGCGGGCGAGGTGGGGCTGGTCCATCGGGACATCAAGCCGGAGAACATCCTGCTGACGAAGAAGGGCCGCGTGAAGGTGGCCGACTTCGGCCTCTGCCGGGACCTCGAGGCGGACCGGATGCACGTGACGCAGCCGGGCACGACGATGGGGACGCCCCTGTACATGAGCCCGGAGCAGGCGCAAGGGAAGCACCTGGATCATCGGAGCGACCTCTATTCGCTCGGCGTGACCTTCTACCACATGCTCACGGGCGAGCCGCCCTTCCGGGCCGAGTCGGCGGTGGCCCTGGCGATGAAGCACGTGACCGAGCAGCCGATCGGCCTGCGGCTCCGCCGCGAGGAGATCCCGGTCGAGCTGGAACGCCTAGTCCTCAAGCTGATGGCCAAGTCGCCCGGCGACCGCTACCAGTCCGCGGCCGAGATGCTGGCGGACCTGGCGCGGATCCGCGGCCAGATCATGGGGTCCGCGCAGGTCACCGGCGCCGAGCTGAGCGTCGCGTCGCCGTCGCTCTCCAAGGGCGAGGATCCCCCGATCTCGATCAGCGGCGTCAAGGCGCTGGCCGCCGTCGGGCCGGCGTCGCCCCGCCGGGACGGCATCGGGGACCGGCTGGCGAGGCCGGCCGTCCTGGCGGCGCTGGCCGCCGCAGGGCTGGTGGCCGGCGCGGCATCGGCCTGGATGGCCAGGCCCACGATCCGGTTCGCGGACGCGAAGCCGGGCACCGCCGCCCCGGGATTGAGGCTGGAGACCGCCTGGGCCGGCGTCCCCAGGCAGGAGAGCGCCGAGGCGCAGTTCCGCTACGCCCTGCTCCGGGCCCCGATGCTCGAGCTCCCGGCCGCGTGGGCGGCGGTCCCCGGCTATCATCCGAAGCCGTCGGAATGGGTCTCCTCAGCCTACCTCCACCTGGCCCGCCGGTACTTCCGGGAGGGGGACGTCCGCCGGCTCAACACGCTCCGCGACGAGCTGGCCGCCTGGGCGGCCGCCAGGACGGAGGACCGCGAGCTGGTGGAGCTGCTGGGCCCGGCGCTGAAGCTCCTCACGGGAGACCTGGACGGGGTGATCGCGGGCATGTCGGGGCTGACCTTCGCGGTGGACCGGCCGGCGGCCCAGGGGCGGGAGGAGCTCCGCCTCTTCGACCCCGGCCTGCTCGAGTTCGGCGCTGAGATCGCGTCCCGGGCCATCAAGCTGACGGGCCAGGCCGGCGAGTCGGCGGGCCAGATCAAGAGGGACAAGCTGGTGGGCATCCAGCGCCGGCTGATGGTCTCGCTGAGGCGGGTGCGGGAGCTGGAATGGCGCAGGCAGTCGGGTCCGGTCTGA